TCAGGCTGGGCGATTACGACGGCGGACGAGGAGGTGCAGGGGAGCAGGATCAACGAGAAGCGCCGGAACTCGTTCTTCCGGGAACGAGTTGACGAGGAAGGGGATCTCGAAACGGAGCGAAGTGCTCCTATTCGGCGGGTGACCCTAGGCTGGTCCAGCCTTAAGGACGCTGCCAAAACCCGGGGGCGACCCCGGGGACAGAAGGCGTCTCGGACAACAAGAGTATCTACGGCAGTGGGCGGTGTTGCGGTCCCCCTACCGGGCATCGCCGCCAGCAGGTGTGCCTGTCGCTGCCAAGTTCCGCCCCTACGGACCGGTGATAGGCCGCAGTCTGCCTGTGCGACTCCGCGCGGGGCGATCTGGAGGCATCCATGTGTGGGATCATGGGCTATATTGGGGATCGGCAGGCCGTCCCGGTACTGCTGGATGGTTTGCGCCGGCTCGAGTATCGAGGGTATGATTCGGCAGGCGTGGCCGTCGTCGAAAACGGCGGCATCGAGGTCCTGAAATCCGCCGGGAAGCTCTCGCAATTGGTGAAGATCGCGGAGCGGACGCCGCTTCGCGGTGTGGTAGGAATCGGCCACACCCGGTGGGCCACCCACGGGCATCCGTCCGACCAGAACGCGCACCCGCACGCCGACTGTCGAGGTCGGGTCGTGGTGATTCACAATGGGATCATCGAGAACTTCCTGCAACTCAAGGAAGCGTTGATCAGCCGCGGACATCGGTTCCAATCCGACACCGACACCGAGGTGCTGGCACACCTCATCGAAGAGGCCTACCGGGGGGATCTCCCGCGGGCCGTCGAGGCGGCGGTCGCGCAGGCCTCGGGAGCGTACGCGCTTGTCGTCCTCTCGGCCGACGAGCCCGACAAGATCGTCGCCGTACGGAGGATCAGCCCCCTGATCGTGGGATTGGGGCGCGAGGAGATGCTCCTCGCCTCGGACATTCCGGCGCTCCTACCTTATACGCGGGACGTGCTGCTGATCGAGGATGGCGAGGTGGCCGTCCTGACGCGGGCGGGTGTGTCGCTCACTCGCCTCGGGGGCGGCCGCGTCGATCGTGCCCCGATGCGGGTCACGTGGGACGCCGCGGCCGCAGAAAAAGGCGGCTACGCTCACTTCATGCTCAAGGAGATTCACGAGCAGCCGCGGGCCCTGCAGGAGACCATGATGGGACGCCTTCCCGACGACCGCGTGATCGCGCTGGACGGTGTCGACCTCGCTCCCGAATACCTCCGCGATCTCGCGAAGGTATGGCTGGTCGCCTGCGGCACAGCGTACTACGCGGGCGTCGTGGGGCGAACGCTGATCGAGCGATTGGCGCAGGTGCCGGCCGAGACCGATCTGGGGAGCGAGTTTCGATACCGATCCCCCCTGGTGGGGACACGCGCCCTCGCCATCGCGATCAGCCAGTCGGGGGAGACCGCCGATACGCTGGCGGCGGCGCGCGAGGCGCGGGCCCGGGGCGCGCGGACGCTGGCGGTGGCCAACGTGGTCGGGAGCACGCTCGCGCGCGAGGCCGACAATGTGCTGTTCACGCGGGCGGGCCCTGAGATCGCGGTCTGCTCGACGAAGGCCTTCGTCACGCAACTGGCGGCGCTCACGATGCTGGCCACCCACCTGGGGCAGGCGCGCGGTGTCCTGCCGGAGGCTCGGGTGACCGCGCTGATCCAAGGGCTGCGCACGCTTCCCACCCACGCGCAGGCCGTGCTCCGCCTGGAACCCGAAATCATGGCCCTCGCCGAGCACCTGCAGCACACCGACGACGCGTTCTTCATCGGGCGCGGGCTCGACTATCCCGTGGCGATGGAGGGCTCGCTAAAACTGAAGGAGATCTCGTACGTGCACTCCGAGGCGCTGGCCGCCGGGGAACTCAAGCATGGGACGCTGGCGCTCGTGGTGCCGGGTGTCTCCGTGATCGCGATCGGGACCCAACTCGACGTCATCGAGAAGACGGTCAGCAATATCCAGGAGGTCCGCGCGCGGGGGGCGGAGGTCATCGGCGTCGCGACCGAGGACACCGCGGACACCCTCCGCCGGCACGTGGAGGCGCTGGTGACGATCCCTTCGGTCGACCCGCTGCTCGCGCCTCTCTTGGCGGTGATCCCGCTGCAGTTGCTCGCCTACCATGTGGCCCGGCTCCGGGGCCACGACGTGGATCAGCCTCGCAACCTGGCGAAGAGCGTGACCGTGGAATGAGAATCCTGATCACCGGGGGGGCCGGGTTTATCGGATCGCACGTGGCGGACGCGTATCTTGCGGCGGGCCACCACGTGGCGGTGGTCGATGCCCTCATCGGGGGCGGAGGAAACCGGACCCCTCAGGGCGCGGTGTTTTACCAGGAAGACCTCCGGCGGCCGAGTGTCGCAGAGGTGTTTCGCCGGGAGCGCCCGGACGTGGTGGCGCATCTCGCCGCGCAGGTCAATCTGCGGCGGTCGATTGAGGATCCGGTGGCCGACGCCGAAGCCAACGTCCTGGGCACCCTCCGAGTGCTGGATCTCGCGGCTCGTTGGGGGACCAAGCAGGTGATCCTCGCCTCGACCGGCGGGGCTGTCTACGGTGAGCCGCAGGTCCTGCCGGTCGAGGAGGATCATCCGATCCTGCCGACGTCGCCCTATGGACTTCACAAATCCTTCGGCGAGCAATACTTGGCCTACTACCGGCGCATCCACGGACTCCAGACCGCGATCCTGCGATATGCCAACGTCTACGGTCCCCGACAGGATCCGACCACCGAATCCGGCGTGATCTCGATCTTTGCCTACGCCTTACTCGCGGGACGGGCACCGGTCATCTTCGGCGATGGGACGCAGACGCGGGACTTCGTGTACGTGGGAGATGTGGCGGACGCAAACCTCCGCGTGCTGGGGCGCTCGATCCCGGAGCCGATCAACATCGCCACCGGAATCGAGACCAGTGTAAACGATCTCTTCGCCATGGTGCGGAGGCTGACCGGCGCAGCGGTGCACGCCACCC
Above is a window of bacterium DNA encoding:
- the glmS gene encoding glutamine--fructose-6-phosphate transaminase (isomerizing); translated protein: MCGIMGYIGDRQAVPVLLDGLRRLEYRGYDSAGVAVVENGGIEVLKSAGKLSQLVKIAERTPLRGVVGIGHTRWATHGHPSDQNAHPHADCRGRVVVIHNGIIENFLQLKEALISRGHRFQSDTDTEVLAHLIEEAYRGDLPRAVEAAVAQASGAYALVVLSADEPDKIVAVRRISPLIVGLGREEMLLASDIPALLPYTRDVLLIEDGEVAVLTRAGVSLTRLGGGRVDRAPMRVTWDAAAAEKGGYAHFMLKEIHEQPRALQETMMGRLPDDRVIALDGVDLAPEYLRDLAKVWLVACGTAYYAGVVGRTLIERLAQVPAETDLGSEFRYRSPLVGTRALAIAISQSGETADTLAAAREARARGARTLAVANVVGSTLAREADNVLFTRAGPEIAVCSTKAFVTQLAALTMLATHLGQARGVLPEARVTALIQGLRTLPTHAQAVLRLEPEIMALAEHLQHTDDAFFIGRGLDYPVAMEGSLKLKEISYVHSEALAAGELKHGTLALVVPGVSVIAIGTQLDVIEKTVSNIQEVRARGAEVIGVATEDTADTLRRHVEALVTIPSVDPLLAPLLAVIPLQLLAYHVARLRGHDVDQPRNLAKSVTVE
- a CDS encoding NAD-dependent epimerase/dehydratase family protein, with protein sequence MRILITGGAGFIGSHVADAYLAAGHHVAVVDALIGGGGNRTPQGAVFYQEDLRRPSVAEVFRRERPDVVAHLAAQVNLRRSIEDPVADAEANVLGTLRVLDLAARWGTKQVILASTGGAVYGEPQVLPVEEDHPILPTSPYGLHKSFGEQYLAYYRRIHGLQTAILRYANVYGPRQDPTTESGVISIFAYALLAGRAPVIFGDGTQTRDFVYVGDVADANLRVLGRSIPEPINIATGIETSVNDLFAMVRRLTGAAVHATHGPAVPGEVHRICLGIRRAATLLDWHPRVPLEEGLRRTVEWMQVERGVRK